The DNA window GCAGACCGGACATCGCCAGGCTGGGCGCCCCCGACTCTTAATTAAAGAAAGCCCGATCCGAAAGAGTCGGGCTTTTTTGCTTTTTGGCGCCGAAAATCTATTTATAATGACAACTTATTTTAGAGTTACAGCTTATGGAAGTGATGGTTAATATATCAGACGATAAAACTTATTTGATAGGCCGTGTCAAAGGAACGATGACTATAGAAAAGGCGCATAAGTTAGCTCAGATGTACATTCAGCAGATTGAAGAGACAGGCATAAAACTTATATTGAATGACATGAGGGCTTCACCTCATCAAATTGATGCCGAACAAGCTTTTATATATGCTACAAGAGAAGTAAAAAATCTAGGTCTTCCTAGAGATATTCGATCAGCAATTCTTGTGTCTGATGGAGATCATTCCCATGACTTTAATGAAATAGTCGCTCAATATGCCGGTTTTTTCGTTCGAGTGTTTTACTCTTGCCAAAATGCATTAAAGTGGTTGAAGCAGGCCTAAATTTTTCTACACCGTAATTTAGGCTTGCTAACTGAGCTCACGGATGGCGTCACTAATACCATTAAGGCTCAATGCAAACATCCTTCCTTCCATTAACTCGTTAATCAACTCAATCGACTGATAGTAGCGCCAATGCTCTTTGGGTTGAGGATTAAGCCAAGCTGATTTTTCAAAATGATCGGTGAGTCGCTTCACCCAAACGCTTCCTGCTTCTTGGTTCCAGTGTTCTACGCTGCCACCTGGATACGCGATTTCGTATGGGCCCATAGTGGCATCGCCAACAAAGATTAAGCGATAGTCTCTGCCAAAACGGTGGATTAATTGGTAGGTATCTATAACTTTAGCGTGGCGGCGGAGGTTATCTTGCCACACATGTTCATAGACACAGTTATGGAAGTAAAAGAATTCTAAATGCTTGAATTCACTTCGTGCTGCACTGAATAGCTCTTCGCAGATATGGATATAATCGTCCATAGACCCACCAATATCAAACAACATGATTACCTTAACTGCATTGTGCCTTTCTGGTGACATGACAACATCCAACATTCCTCCTTGCTGGGCTGTTGCGCGGATTGTCTCGTTTAGATCCAACTCGTCACTTGCTCCACTACGCGCAAACTTACGAAGTTTTTTTAACGCTAGCTTCATTGTGCGACTACTAATATCGCTATTGTCATCCAAATTGCGATATTGCCGTTTATCCCATACTTTTACCGCTCGACGATTGCGATTCCCATCTTGCCCAATTCGGACACCTTCAGGATGAAATCCGTAAGCGCCAAACGGCGAGGTTCCGCCAGTTCCAACCCATTTATTTCCTCCAGCATGGCGACCTGATTGCTCGTTCAGCCTTTCCTGCAAAGTTTTGAGCAGTTCATCCAGCCCTCCTAGCGTATCTAGTTTCTCTTTTTCCTCTTCAGATAAGTGTTTCTCAAACTCTTTCCTGAGCCACTCGGTCGGGATTTCATGTTGTTGCAGTGCGGAAAATAAGTCTAAGTTCTCGATTCCTTGAAAATATTGAGCAAACGCTCGGTCAAATTTATCAAACTGTGTTTCGTCTTTTACTAAAATAATACGCGCTAAATGATAGAATCCCTCTATGTCAGCAAAGCATAAGCCATTTTCAAGTGCTTTAAGTAAATCAAGCCATTCTCTAAGGCTAACTTTGACCCCATGACGTTTTAGTGTGAAGAAGAATTTGAGTAACATCTTATCGTTTCGCCATAAATGCGAGCTTTTCGACTAAGCTGACGTCCTGTTTATTTTTAAGAAGTGCACCAAACAGTGGCATCAATCCTCCTTGATGTGATTTGTCCTGTAAAACCTGAGGATCAATCTGATCGGCCATTAACAGTTTTAACCAATCTAGCAGTTCACTTGTACTTGGCTTTTTCTTAAGGCCAGGTATGTCTCTTAGTTTAAAGAATACTTCTAACGCTTCTTTTATTAATCGCTGTTGGATATTAGGATAATGAACATCAATAATTTGTTCCATTTCATCTAGCGTAGGGAAATCAATATAGTGAAAGAAGCATCGGCGTAGGAACGCATCTGGCAACTCTTTTTCATTATTCGAGGTAATTATCACAATTGGGCGAATAGCTGCTTTGACTTGTTCACCTGTTTCATAAACATGAAACTCCATTTTATCGAGTTCAAGCAGCAAGTCATTTGGAAATTCAATATCAGCCTTATCTATCTCATCAATTAGCAATACTGGACGCTTTTCAGCGCTAAAGGCTTGCCATAGTTTCCCTTTTTTAATGTAGTTTTTGATGTCGTGGACACGAGGGTCACCAAGCTGACTATCACGAAGACGCGATACGGCATCATATTCGTATAGACCTTGTTGAGCTTTCGTGGTGGATTTTATGTGCCACTGAATTAACTCTGTCCCTAGGCTTTTTGCTAGTTCTTCCGCGAGTAAGGTTTTGCCCGTACCTGGTTCGCCTTTTATAAGTAGCGGTTTTTCTAGTATAACTGCCGCGTTGACGGCTTGCTGAAGAGCGGATGTCGCAATGTAAGAATCCGTGCCGGTAAAAAGCATAATAGTCTCTGGTCTAATGAGTATGGTGATTATCTTGCCATACTCATTATGTGACCTCAACTTAGTTGCTAGGGCCTACATATTTGAATCGAGGAACGTGAGTACCATCTAAGTCGACTACTTCGGTAAACATAGCGAGTGGCCTTACCCAATGGTCGAAGTCACCGTATTGAGTTTGATACACAACGAGAGATTCTTCCGTTTCTGAATGTGTAGCAACAAAGAGTACTTTATAAATTGGGCCTTTATAATGTTGGTAAAGGCCAGGTTTGATTTGGTTTTGCACGTCCTGCTCCGTATAATAGTCAGGTGATTTTCGAATTAGGCATAAGCATGAATTATATTGCCCTAGATGAATTTAAAAAAGCCTGGGTATTTAGACATAAAGATCTCCCCATAGATGATCAGGATCTGGCACAGATCAAATTAATGAGCGCAGCTCGAGCGGCAACGTTATGGACGACCATGGTGAGCAAAGAAAAAGATCATCCTGATTTCTTTGTTTCGTCAGAATGGACTGGTGATAGCAAGTCTTGGCAAGAAAGCGTCAATTGGGAAGTGGAATGGGAAGCCGAAGAACCTGAACTTCCTGACGTATTTACCACATTTTTGGGTTGGGAAGATAACACAACCGTGTATTTCTGCTTATCCAGAGAACATGTTATTGAAACACGTTTCGATGTATTTAAACGTACTTGGCAAAACTTTATGTTTTTGGCTGATGGCAGTTTGCTACTTGGCAAAAAGCGCGATGCGGTTATTCAGTTTTTAGCGGATGGCAGCGCGAAATTAGGCCACAGGCCAAAAGACTAAAAATCCTCCATACTGACGTTTATTTGTCCTCCTTGGCATGCTATAACTGGCTACACATCAAGGAGGCCACTTGAAGCGTGACGCAGCAACGAATCAATTACAAACAACGATTTGGCAAAATGAAGCGGAAAGATTAGCATTCGCTGAGCTTGCCAATGTGTTTTACGCCAGAGAAATTAGCCATCTAAGTCAATTGGCCGATTTAGCGCGTATGCAGCGTTTATTGAAAAGCCTACCGATATACGTTGAGCGTGCGGCTCGCCATATCGTTCAAGGTAATATTCCCATCGAACTTGATACGCAGAATGCCTGTTGGTTAAGTCCTATTCGTAAGCAACCAAGTGCTGATCCAATGAAAACCGAAGGCTATTTTAAACAAGCGAGTAAACTGGGCTTAGTTGTCCCAATCCTCCACAAAGATGAAGTTTATTGTCAGCTATTCATGGACAGCCTAGATCAGTTGAGCGAAAATAGCGTGCATTGCAATCAGTACGGTTGGTTTCATCTGACGGGTGAACACACAGAGAACCCGAATTTAAGACTATTAAAACCAACACTGGCACTGATGACGGCTGCTTGTTGTGGACACCAGTGGAAATTGGGAAAGCCATCAGCCCCTAGGCTTTTAACGTTACGTGAAATGCTGCTGGCCAGTAGTATAAATTGGAAAGACGTGAAAAAAGCGAAACTGAACCTCCGTCAGCCGACGACGTAATTGGAGCGCATAAATGCGAATGTTTCAGCTTATTCTGCTTTGTCTTGCAGGGTATATACAATACAAGTTGTGGCTTGGGCATAATGGTATCCAAGATTATGTTCATATCAAACACGCTGTGATTGAACACAAAGAAACAAATACGCAATTACAAAAACGAAATCGCTTACTCAAAGCGGACATTGATGACCTTAAACTTGGATTAGAAGGCGTTGAAGAACGGGCGCGACATGAACTTGGCCTGATCAAGAAAGACGAGACCTTTATTCGAGTGTTACCTGCAAAACAGCCATGAAGAATCGAGTTAAGATAGCCGCTGTTATACCCGCTGCCGGTGTCGGCAGTCGGATGCAGCTAAATTTCCCTAAACAATACTTAGTTATTCAAGATCAAACCATTCTCGAACACACGACAAACAAACTCTTAGCTTTGCCATGTATTTCGACCGTGTTGATAGCGATTAGTCACGAAGATGAATACTTTTCCGATATTTCGTTCTCCGATACCAGAGTAAGTGCTTGCTTGGGTGGTGCGTCGCGTGCGGAATCTGTGTTTAACGCACTGCAACATTTACGAGACGATAACCCCGATTGGGTGCTGGTTCACGATGCTGCTCGACCGTTAGTTCAGCCTGCGGATATCTCGACGTTAATCACGCAATGCTTAGAAAATGATGAGGGAGGTATTCTCGCATCAAGAGTGAAAGATACGATCAAACAGGGCGATACAAATATTGAAAAAACAGTCCCTCGAGAACGACTTTGGTCGGCACTGACTCCACAAATGTTCAAATTTGGCGAATTGTTGGCGGCTATAGAGCAAGGGCTTAAAGAAGCGCCGAATACCATTACAGATGAAGCCTCGGCGATGGAGCGGTTATGCTTGCCTGTGCAATTAGTGTCGGGGCGCAGTGACAATATCAAAATTACGTCGCCTGAAGATTACGAGTTGGCTTGTTATCTGCTCGACAAACAAAAAGAGAATGCACAATGATGAGAATTGGACACGGCTTTGATGTACATAAATTTGGTGGGCTAGGGCCGATCACGCTTGGCGGAGTAAAGATCCCGTACGAACAAGGTTTTCTTGCTCATTCCGATGGCGACGTCGCTATCCATGCTCTATGTGATGCATTACTTGGTGCAGTTGCTCTAGGCGACATTGGCTTGCATTTTCCAGATACGGCCAGTGAGTTTGAAAATATTGATAGTCGGATTTTACTCAGACACGTCTTTGGCTTAGTAAAAGACAAAGGTTATCAGATAGGTAATCTTGATGTAACGATAGTGGCACAAGCACCTAAAATGCGCCCGCACATTGACGCAATGCGCGCCAATTTAGCGGCGGATTGTGAAACGCACATCGACAATGTGAATGTAAAAGCAACTACGACAGAAAAATTAGGATTTGAAGGGCGTAAGGAAGGTATTTCAAGTCATGCCGTCGTGTTATTGGTGAAAGCATGTTAACGCTTAACTACCTTTATGGGAAACCGACAGCCACGGCTGAGTTTAAGACCTTGCCAGAAGATTTTGTCGTGGATGAGGTCATGGACATTGCGTTTACTGGTGACGGTGAACATGTGTGCTTGCAAATGATAAAACGCGGTGAAAACACCATCAGTCTTGCAAAAGCAATTGCAAAAGCGGCAGGTGTCGGCCTTCGAGATGTAAGTTATGCGGGCCTCAAGGACAGACACGGTGTTTGTACTCAGTGGTTTAGTGTGCCTGTACCTATTAAAAAAGACATCGATTTTAGTTCATTGAACAATGACCATCGGATGGTGGTACAACAGCTTAGGCATAATCGCAAGTTACGCACGGGATGTCACAAAGGAAATCGATTTGAAATTACGTTGCGTAACGTATCTGATATCCGTGCTATTTTGGCGCGTATTAATGCAGTTAGGCAAGGCGTACCAAATTATTTTGGTGAACAGCGTTTTGGTTTCGATGGCCATAATTTGACGATGGCAGAGCGCATGTTTGATGGAGAAGTCATTCGCGATAAAAAACTCAGAGGACTGGTGATCTCTGCTGCTCGGTCGGCACTATTTAATCACGTTGTCAGTAAAAGAGTGGAAGCACACGGACTTGCTGTCAGCTGGCCGAGAGAGATTTTCCTTTTAGAAGGGAGCAATGCCTTTTTTGAGGAGGATTTAAGTGATGCAAATGTAGCTCGATTACTGGAGGGAGATATTCATTTATCAGCCCCCTTGTTTGGTAAAGGCGACAGAGGCATAGTAGAACAAGAGCGCAATTGGCTAGAAGACTATCAAAAATGGTGTGAAGGACTGTGTCAGCTTGGATTAAAAATGGAGCGTCGTGCTCTTCGCCTAGTACCGAAAAACTTTACCGTGGAATCTCTGAATGACACGACGTTAAAACTGGGCTTTGAGTTGCCAAAAGGCACATTCGCAACAGCGGTTTTAAGAGAGCTTGCACTTTATCAAGATGTCAGCAAAGTGATCAGTGAGGAGATTGAGTAAGTGAGAATACTATTAAGTAACGATGATGGTGTGCATGCAAAGGGGATTGCAATTCTATACCATGCTCTAAGCCAAATTGCAGAGGTTACGGTTATTGGGCCGGATAGAAACTGTAGTGGCGCAAGCAGTTCACTAACTTTACTCAATCCTCTTCGAGCAACAACCTTGGATAACGGTTTCATTTCGGTCAATGGGACGCCAACAGATTGTGTCCATTTGGGGGTAAACCAACTGATGGAAACAAAACCCGATTTAGTGGTAGCAGGCATAAACTGTGGTGCTAACTTAGGCGATGATACGCTCTACTCGGGAACTGTTGCAGCTGCAATGGAAGGACGTCATATGGGGTTGCCAGCGATAGCGGTTTCACTGTGCTCAAAACGAGAAGCTCATTATGAAACGGCAGCAGCAGTCACCGTGGATATCATTAAACGTTTAAATGCACACCCGCTCCCCAAAGATCAAATTCTAAATCTTAACGTACCGGATATTCCGCTCTCTGAACTAAAAGGAATGAAAGTGACGCGTTTGGGTGCGCGGCATAAAGCTGAAACGATGACTAAGCGAGAAGATCCTTGGGGTCGAGAAATTTATTGGTATGGATCGCTTGGTAATGAAAGTGACGCCGGAGAAGGAACGGATTTTCATGCGATTAACAGTGGTTATGCATCGATTACCCCATTGCAAATCGACATGACTGCTCATTCCAGTATTAATGCAATGAAAACGTGGTTACAGGTGGACTAAGTGCTTAGCAATTATTCTCGTAGCGCTTCGGCGTTAAAAACGTTACTTCAGCAAAATGGCATTCGCCATACGAGTGTTTTACAAGTTATAGAACGTACACCAAGACACTTATTTATTGATGATGTGCTAAAACATAAAGCCTATGAGAATACCGCATTGCCAATAGGGCA is part of the Pseudoalteromonas xiamenensis genome and encodes:
- a CDS encoding vWA domain-containing protein produces the protein MLLKFFFTLKRHGVKVSLREWLDLLKALENGLCFADIEGFYHLARIILVKDETQFDKFDRAFAQYFQGIENLDLFSALQQHEIPTEWLRKEFEKHLSEEEKEKLDTLGGLDELLKTLQERLNEQSGRHAGGNKWVGTGGTSPFGAYGFHPEGVRIGQDGNRNRRAVKVWDKRQYRNLDDNSDISSRTMKLALKKLRKFARSGASDELDLNETIRATAQQGGMLDVVMSPERHNAVKVIMLFDIGGSMDDYIHICEELFSAARSEFKHLEFFYFHNCVYEHVWQDNLRRHAKVIDTYQLIHRFGRDYRLIFVGDATMGPYEIAYPGGSVEHWNQEAGSVWVKRLTDHFEKSAWLNPQPKEHWRYYQSIELINELMEGRMFALSLNGISDAIRELS
- a CDS encoding AAA family ATPase; amino-acid sequence: MLFTGTDSYIATSALQQAVNAAVILEKPLLIKGEPGTGKTLLAEELAKSLGTELIQWHIKSTTKAQQGLYEYDAVSRLRDSQLGDPRVHDIKNYIKKGKLWQAFSAEKRPVLLIDEIDKADIEFPNDLLLELDKMEFHVYETGEQVKAAIRPIVIITSNNEKELPDAFLRRCFFHYIDFPTLDEMEQIIDVHYPNIQQRLIKEALEVFFKLRDIPGLKKKPSTSELLDWLKLLMADQIDPQVLQDKSHQGGLMPLFGALLKNKQDVSLVEKLAFMAKR
- a CDS encoding DUF1653 domain-containing protein — protein: MQNQIKPGLYQHYKGPIYKVLFVATHSETEESLVVYQTQYGDFDHWVRPLAMFTEVVDLDGTHVPRFKYVGPSN
- a CDS encoding DUF2947 family protein, with the translated sequence MNYIALDEFKKAWVFRHKDLPIDDQDLAQIKLMSAARAATLWTTMVSKEKDHPDFFVSSEWTGDSKSWQESVNWEVEWEAEEPELPDVFTTFLGWEDNTTVYFCLSREHVIETRFDVFKRTWQNFMFLADGSLLLGKKRDAVIQFLADGSAKLGHRPKD
- the ftsB gene encoding cell division protein FtsB, which encodes MRMFQLILLCLAGYIQYKLWLGHNGIQDYVHIKHAVIEHKETNTQLQKRNRLLKADIDDLKLGLEGVEERARHELGLIKKDETFIRVLPAKQP
- the ispD gene encoding 2-C-methyl-D-erythritol 4-phosphate cytidylyltransferase — encoded protein: MKNRVKIAAVIPAAGVGSRMQLNFPKQYLVIQDQTILEHTTNKLLALPCISTVLIAISHEDEYFSDISFSDTRVSACLGGASRAESVFNALQHLRDDNPDWVLVHDAARPLVQPADISTLITQCLENDEGGILASRVKDTIKQGDTNIEKTVPRERLWSALTPQMFKFGELLAAIEQGLKEAPNTITDEASAMERLCLPVQLVSGRSDNIKITSPEDYELACYLLDKQKENAQ
- the ispF gene encoding 2-C-methyl-D-erythritol 2,4-cyclodiphosphate synthase, which gives rise to MMRIGHGFDVHKFGGLGPITLGGVKIPYEQGFLAHSDGDVAIHALCDALLGAVALGDIGLHFPDTASEFENIDSRILLRHVFGLVKDKGYQIGNLDVTIVAQAPKMRPHIDAMRANLAADCETHIDNVNVKATTTEKLGFEGRKEGISSHAVVLLVKAC
- the truD gene encoding tRNA pseudouridine(13) synthase TruD; the encoded protein is MLTLNYLYGKPTATAEFKTLPEDFVVDEVMDIAFTGDGEHVCLQMIKRGENTISLAKAIAKAAGVGLRDVSYAGLKDRHGVCTQWFSVPVPIKKDIDFSSLNNDHRMVVQQLRHNRKLRTGCHKGNRFEITLRNVSDIRAILARINAVRQGVPNYFGEQRFGFDGHNLTMAERMFDGEVIRDKKLRGLVISAARSALFNHVVSKRVEAHGLAVSWPREIFLLEGSNAFFEEDLSDANVARLLEGDIHLSAPLFGKGDRGIVEQERNWLEDYQKWCEGLCQLGLKMERRALRLVPKNFTVESLNDTTLKLGFELPKGTFATAVLRELALYQDVSKVISEEIE
- the surE gene encoding 5'/3'-nucleotidase SurE, with product MRILLSNDDGVHAKGIAILYHALSQIAEVTVIGPDRNCSGASSSLTLLNPLRATTLDNGFISVNGTPTDCVHLGVNQLMETKPDLVVAGINCGANLGDDTLYSGTVAAAMEGRHMGLPAIAVSLCSKREAHYETAAAVTVDIIKRLNAHPLPKDQILNLNVPDIPLSELKGMKVTRLGARHKAETMTKREDPWGREIYWYGSLGNESDAGEGTDFHAINSGYASITPLQIDMTAHSSINAMKTWLQVD